In Malus sylvestris chromosome 16, drMalSylv7.2, whole genome shotgun sequence, the following are encoded in one genomic region:
- the LOC126606925 gene encoding uncharacterized protein LOC126606925 produces MAAANSSDPSIPSTPLPAPAPPLSSSKENVTPIGSKLAELNESRSELLGRIQGLKQDLQSWRSKLDTQVKVYRDELSELKKSLNTEVDQLRSEFQELRTTLQQQQEDVTTSLRNLGLQDVSGEKKEAQDTEEPNASTKVDEAKEAES; encoded by the exons ATGGCCGCGGCCAACTCTTCTGATCCCTCGATTCCCTCCACTCCTCTCCCCGCCCCTGCTCCTCCACTCTCCTCC AGCAAGGAGAATGTGACCCCGATTGGCTCCAAGCTTGCG GAATTGAATGAATCGAGGTCTGAGCTACTTGGTAGAATTCAAGGGTTAAAGCAG GATTTGCAAAGTTGGAGGTCAAAGTTAGACACTCAAGTGAAAGTCTATCGCGAC GAGCTTTCAGaactcaagaaatccctcaacACCGAAGTGGATCAACTTCGATCT GAATTTCAAGAACTGAGGACCACTCTTCAGCAGCAGCAAGAGGATGTTACAACTAGTCTTAGAAACTTGGGG CTGCAGGATGTCTCAGGAGAGAAAAAAGAAGCCCAAGATACCGAAGAACCAAATGCTTCAACCAAGGTGGATGAAGCCAAAGAAGCTGAAAGCTAG
- the LOC126606920 gene encoding vesicle-associated membrane protein 724 has translation MSQESFIYSFVARGTMILAEYTEFTGNFPAIAAQCLQKLPSSNNKFTYNCDHHTFNFLVEDGYAYCVVAKDSVGKQISIAFLERVRADFKKRYGGGKADTAIAKSLNKEFGPIMKEHMKYIIDHAEEIEKLLKVKAQVSEVKSIMLENIDKAIDRGENLTVLVDKTEDLRSQAQDYKNKGTQMRRKMWYQNMKIKLVVFGILLLLILVIWLSICHGFDCTN, from the exons ATGAGTCAGGAATCGTTCATCTACAGCTTTGTGGCCAGAGGCACGATGATCCTGGCCGAGTACACTGAGTTCACCGGCAACTTCCCGGCGATTGCGGCGCAGTGTCTCCAGAAACTGCCTTCCTCCAATAACAAGTTCACCTACAACTGCGATCACCACACCTTCAATTTCCTCGTCGAGGACGGATACG CATACTGTGTTGTTGCCAAAGACTCTGTTGGCAAGCAGATATCGATTGCATTTTTAGAACGAGTGAGAGCTGACTTCAAAAAAAGATATGGGGGTGGTAAAGCAGATACGGCTATTGCCAAAAGTCTTAACAAGGAATTTGG ACCGATAATGAAAGAGCACATGAAGTATATAATTGATCATGCAGAAGAGATTGAAAAGCTATTGAAAGTGAAGGCGCAAGTTTCAGAAGTTAAAAGTATAATGTTAGAGAATATTGACAAG GCTATTGATAGAGGGGAAAACCTGACTGTTCTTGTTGACAAGACTGAAGATCTTCGTTCTCAG GCCCAAgattacaaaaataaggggacacaaatgagaaggaAAATGTGGTATCAAAACATGAAGATAAAGTTGGTCGTTTTCGGAATCCTCCTACTTCTGATCTTGGTAATCTGGCTTTCTATCTGTCATGGATTTGACTGCACGAACTAG